One bacterium CG_4_10_14_0_2_um_filter_33_32 genomic window, TAAATTATTAAGAAGAGCAATGGAAGAGCCTTTAAGGCAAATTGCTGCTAATGCGGGAAGAGAAGGTTCTGTGGTAGTTGATGAAGTTAAAAAAAGAGAGAAGAATGTTGGTTATGATGCTGACAAGCATGAATACGTAGATATGATTAAAGCAGGGATTATTGATCCATTAAAAGTAACAAGATCAGCAATACAGAATGCTGTATCTGTTGCTTCTATGCTTCTTACAACCGAAGCAGCTGTTACTGATATTCCAGAAAAAGAAAAACCTGGGATGCCAGGTGGAGGAATGGGGATGCCAGGTATGGGCATGGATATGGGAATGTAATTTGATCTTTAAAAGCGGCTCCTTCGGAGCCGCTTTTCTAATAAATTATTTTTACAACTTTTTAGAAAAGTTACACAAAAGCGCAAACTACTCAAAAGGTCTAAAAATTAGTTTTTTTAAAGCTTTTGGATTTGAACACTAAGAAGTGGTTTCGTTCGAGGATGTTACCACTCTCTTCACTCAACTTAACAAATCCTTGTTCCGATCAAAGCATCGGAACCGCTTTAGAAAAACTAATTTTATCAACGACTTTTTATCGATGTTTGCATTTAAAAGCCAAATGCTATAATTACATTATGAATAATTTACCGATAATCCTTGCGTCTGGTTCACCGAGAAGGCAAGAATTGCTTAAACAAATAGGAATAGATTTTGTTGGTTTATCTTCAAATGTTTCTGAAGAGATTGAAGATGGGATACTACCCAGTGATGCAGTAAATATTTTAGCAGAAAGAAAAGCACAAGCTATCACATTAGCAAATCCAGATTCTTTAGTGATAGGCGCTGATACTGTTATTGCTTTGGGAAATGAGATATTAGGAAAACCTCATACTGTAGCCAAAGCTCGAGAAATGTTGAAAAAAATGAGCGGACGCACTCATCAGGTTATTACCGGTGTTTGTTTAAAGTGTCTTAATAAAAATGTTAATGAGGTATTTAACGTCGTAACCGATGTGACTTTTAATCAGCTTTCAGAAGATCTTATTGATCGATATATCAAAACTGGCGAGCCGTTGGATAAGTCTGGTTCATATGCTATTCAAGAAAAAATGGGGCCAGTACTAGTTAAATCAATAAATGGTTCTTATTCAAATATTGTTGGTTTGCCTCTTTATGAAGTCGTCACAATCTTAAGAGAATTAGTAAATAAAAAAACTTAAAATAGGTCACTTTTTGCTATA contains:
- the maf gene encoding septum formation protein Maf, which produces MILASGSPRRQELLKQIGIDFVGLSSNVSEEIEDGILPSDAVNILAERKAQAITLANPDSLVIGADTVIALGNEILGKPHTVAKAREMLKKMSGRTHQVITGVCLKCLNKNVNEVFNVVTDVTFNQLSEDLIDRYIKTGEPLDKSGSYAIQEKMGPVLVKSINGSYSNIVGLPLYEVVTILRELVNKKT